In Salmo trutta chromosome 16, fSalTru1.1, whole genome shotgun sequence, a genomic segment contains:
- the LOC115150056 gene encoding biogenesis of lysosome-related organelles complex 1 subunit 1, with protein MLSRLLKEHQSKQNERKELQEGRRREAITAATCLTEALVDHLNVGVAKAYVNQRKLDHEVKTLQVQAGQFSKQTGQWISMVEGFNQALKEIGDVENWARSIEMDMRTIATALEYVHKGQLTSASS; from the exons ATGCTTTCTCGTTTATTAAAGGAGCACCAATCGAAGCAGAACGAACGAAAAGAACTTCAAG AGGGACGTAGACGAGAGGCAATTACTGCTGCCACCTGTCTAACAGAAGCCTTGGTGGACCACCTCAATGTGGG GGTGGCCAAGGCGTATGTGAACCAGAGGAAGCTGGACCATGAGGTGAAGACGTTACAGGTGCAGGCCGGCCAGTTCTCCAAGCAGACTGGCCAGTGGATTAGTATGGTGGAAGGCTTCAACCAGGccctgaag GAAATTGGTGATGTGGAGAACTGGGCTCGCAGTATTGAGATGGATATGAGAACCATCGCCACAGCTCTGGAGTACGTACACAAGGGACAACTCACATCAGCCTCTTCATAG